The Streptomyces sp. JB150 genomic interval GTGCAGCGGACGCCGCGTGACGTGGCCGCGCCCAAGCCTGGGCCGGCTGCTCCGGCCGCCCCCGCCCCGACTCCGGCTCCGGCTCCGGCTTCGGCTTCGGTGAAGCCGCAGATCCAGCTGATCCCGGCTTCCGTCGAGGGAGCCCTCGACGCCGCCGAGGAGGCCGTGGACCTCCTGCTGGAATCGGGCCGCGCCCCCGGCGACGTGCTGGTGATCACCACGGGTGAGCCGCACCCGTGGGCCGCCCACGAGCTGTCGTTCGGTGAGGCCGCCTACTGGGCCCAGCACGACGCGCGCGACGACGTCTTCTACGCCGACGCCGCCGTCGCCGGACGTGCCGCCTCCCGCCCGGTGGTCGTCGTCGCCGTCAACGGCGGCACCGACTCCGTGGTCGCCACCGCCCTGCCGCTGGCCCTGAGCCGCGCCGGTGCCCTGCTGATCGTCTGCGGTGACCCGCAGCAGATCAACGCGGTGCTGGGCGTCGGCGTCTGAGCGGGCTCGAGTAGTCCCCGGTCCCTGGCGGGCGAGGCCGCGTGGCCTCGTGACGGGCGCCGTCGTGACGGCACCCGCGCGACGCGGCGGCTTCGGCGTGCCCGGACGGCCGGGGTTGACGGTGTCGGCCGACGAGGACTCAGGACTCGGTGAACCGCGTCTGCCGCGGTGAGGCTCCGTCTGCCGCGGTGAGGCTCCGTGAGGTGCGGTGAGGCTCCGTGAGGTGCGGTGAGGCTCCGGGACGTACGACGCCGAGGCGGTCGAGCGGGCTGGCACCTGCGTGCTCGCCGCGCCTGCCGTGTGACGTGTCCGCGCCACCGGGGAACTCCGGGCGGGGCGTGCGGATGGTCGTACGGCCTACGGGGCCAACGTGGCCGGCGCGACTGCGGCCCCAGGGTGGCGCGGAGACCCGCTGAGGACCTTGGCGGGTCCGGACCGGCGGTCGGTATCAGGACGGGTGTCAGCGTGCCGCCGCGCGGCGGAGCACTTCCGAGGCGGCGCCACCAGTGCGCGGCGGTGGGGGTGGCGCCTCGGATATGGCGAAGGGTTCGGGTGCGGAACGCGCGCTCGGGCGGCGTCCGCCGCGTCCCTCGCCGAGGACCTGCCAGCCGTCCCGGGTCAGGGTGATGTACGCGCCGCAGCGCAGCCCGTGCAGCGTGCAGGCGTCGCGCAGCCCCCACATCCAGGCTCCGTCCTCCTCCGTCCAACGCGCCTCGCCCTCACGGCAGTAGAGCAGCACGGCCGTGCGCACGGGGGTGCGGCGGCGCAGGTCGTGCGGGATCACCCGGCGCAGCTGGGCGAGGAGTGCGTTGCGGAACATCCAGCCATCGGCCGGGGCCGGGCGGCGGACGAAGGACGCGCTCGCGCGCAGCCGTTCGTCCGGGTCGAGCACGGCCACGATCGCCGTGGCCGGCTGCGGCCGGTGCCGCGCGTGCAACCCGCTGACCACCTCGCGCGGGTTGCGCAGAAGGGGGATGCCCGCGGCGGCCCACTCCGCGGGTTCGAGCATGCGGGCCACAGGGGTGGCGGATGCGGCGGACAGGCCGGCGGACGTCGGCGTGGATGCCGCGGATGGAGCGAATCCGAAGGTCACGATCCTCCCTTCGGCTACGCGCCCACACTGCGGGCGGGGGTTGGATTCGGGGGAGCGCACACCGCAGCGGAGCCCTGCCTGATCACGGTCGGGCCGTGCGGGGAGCGGACTTCAATTCTTCCTGTCGAACCTGGAAGCGGCAACGAGCAATTGGTGCCACCAACCCTTATCGGGTGGTGCGTGGCTTATATCCCTACCCACCGGTCTGCCGGGCGACGCCCCAGGCCGACGATACGACGCTCGCCCGCCTCTCAAACAGCCACTCCGACCAGGTCACACGGACGGTCGGGGCGCGCCGCCGGGGCGGGCCGTGGGCACCGCGTCCGAGGCGCCGGCGGTGCCGTGCCCGGCGTCAGCCCTGTACCGCCAGGACCAACGGCAACACCCCTTGCGCACCCGCCTGCCGGAGCATGCGGGTCACGACCGCGAGGGTCCATCCCGTCTCCGTGAAGTCGTCCACGAGCAGCACGGGACCGCGGGCCTCCGCCAGCGCGGCGGCGAGCGGGGGCGGCACGGTCAGCGCTCCGTCGAGGACCTTCAGCCGCTGCGCGCTGTTGCTCCGGGGGACCGGGCCGCTGTCCGCCGTGTACTCCACCGAGCCCAGCAGCGGCAGCCGGCCGACCCGCGCGATGTGCTCGCCCAGGGAGCCGATCAGCCGCGGCCGGGTACGGGAGGCGACGGTGACGACCCCGACCGGGCGCGGCTGGGCGTCCGGGACCCCCGGCGCCCAGCCCCCGGGGCCCTTCGCCCAGTCCGCGAGCACGTCCACGACGGCCTTCGCCACGTCGTCCGGCACGGGACCGTCCGGCGCCTGCGGCGCGAACATCGGCCGCAGCCGGTTGCCCCAGCCGATGTCCGACAACCGGCCCAAAGCCCGCCCGGGCGCGGCCTGTTCACCAGCCGGGATACGGCCCTTGAGGTCGAGACCGATGGCCGGCAGGCCGGTCGGCCACATACGGCGGGGCTCCACCTCGACGCCCGCCCGCCCGAGGTCGGCGCGCGCGGCGTCCACGGCGGCCGCGGACGTGTCCGCGCTGAAGCGAGGGCCCGCACAGTTGTCGCAGCGGCCGCAGGGCTTGGCGCCCTCGTCGTCCAGCTGCCGCTGCAGAAACTCCATGCGGCAGCCGCTGGTCGAGGCGTACTCGCGCATCGCCTGCTGCTCGGCCTTCCGCTGCCGGGCCACCCACGCGTACCGCTCGGTGTCGTACGTCCAGGGCCGCCCCGTCGCGACCCAGCCGCCCTTGACCCGCCGTACCGCCCCGTCCACGTCCAGAACCTTGAGCATCGTCTCCAGCCGGGAGCGGCGCAGCTCCACCAGGGGCTCCAGGGCGGGCAGGGACACCGGGCCGTCCGCGCGGGCGAGGACGTCGAGGGTGCGGCGCACCAGGTCCTCCGACGGGAAGGCGAGCGAGGCGAAGTACTCCCAGATCGCCTCGTCCTCCTGGCCCGGAAGCAACAGGACCTCGGCGTGTGCGACGCCGCGTCCGGCGCGGCCGACCTGCTGGTAGTAGGCGATGGGGGAGGAGGGCGAGCCGAGGTGCACCACGAATCCGAGGTCCGGCTTGTCGAATCCCATGCCGAGGGCGGACGTGGCGATCAGGGCCTTCACCTTGTTGGCGAGCAGGTCCTCCTCCGCCTGCTGCCGTTCGGCGTTCTCCGTCTTGCCGGTGTACGAGGCGACGGTGTGTCCGCGCTGCCGGAGGAAGGCGGTGACTTCCTCGG includes:
- a CDS encoding RecQ family ATP-dependent DNA helicase codes for the protein MEHTSNADLRAEADAVLARLVGDATGGAARLREDQWRAIEALVAERRRALVVQRTGWGKSAVYFVATSLLRARGSGPTVIVSPLLALMRNQVESAARAGIHARTINSSNTEEWDAIQEEIATGAVDVLLVSPERLNNPDFRDQVLPRLAAATGLLVVDEAHCISDWGHDFRPDYRRLRTMLADLPAGVPVLATTATANARVTADVADQLGTGGSSDALVLRGPLDRESLSLNVLRLPDAAHRMAWLADHLDELPGSGIVYTLTVAAAEEVTAFLRQRGHTVASYTGKTENAERQQAEEDLLANKVKALIATSALGMGFDKPDLGFVVHLGSPSSPIAYYQQVGRAGRGVAHAEVLLLPGQEDEAIWEYFASLAFPSEDLVRRTLDVLARADGPVSLPALEPLVELRRSRLETMLKVLDVDGAVRRVKGGWVATGRPWTYDTERYAWVARQRKAEQQAMREYASTSGCRMEFLQRQLDDEGAKPCGRCDNCAGPRFSADTSAAAVDAARADLGRAGVEVEPRRMWPTGLPAIGLDLKGRIPAGEQAAPGRALGRLSDIGWGNRLRPMFAPQAPDGPVPDDVAKAVVDVLADWAKGPGGWAPGVPDAQPRPVGVVTVASRTRPRLIGSLGEHIARVGRLPLLGSVEYTADSGPVPRSNSAQRLKVLDGALTVPPPLAAALAEARGPVLLVDDFTETGWTLAVVTRMLRQAGAQGVLPLVLAVQG